Proteins encoded together in one Terriglobia bacterium window:
- a CDS encoding NAD(P)-dependent alcohol dehydrogenase, protein MKAVVYYNYGSPDVLKCEEIEKPTPGDNEVLIRVRAASLNALDWRLMRGGPYILRMLFGLRKPKSAQPGRVGRDVAGQVEAVGRNVTRFKPGDEVFGVCPGACAEYACANEDKLALKPVHLSFEDAAALPVAASTALQGLRDKGRIQQGHRVLVDGASGGVGTFAVQIAKSFGAEVTAVCSTRNVDMARSMGADRVIDYTQEDFTRSGQRYDLIIAANAYHSIFNYRRAMVQNGIYVMAGGGWVQMLQVVLLGPLLSLVGRKKMRLFMANINPEDLALLKDLLEAGKIDPVIDRRYPLSEVPEAIRYLEEGHARGKVIINTN, encoded by the coding sequence ATGAAAGCCGTCGTCTATTACAACTACGGTTCGCCCGATGTTCTTAAATGTGAGGAGATTGAAAAGCCGACCCCGGGGGACAATGAAGTCTTGATAAGGGTTCGCGCAGCATCCCTCAATGCACTTGACTGGCGATTAATGAGAGGCGGGCCGTACATCCTTCGCATGCTGTTCGGGCTGCGTAAACCAAAGAGCGCGCAACCCGGCCGAGTCGGCCGAGATGTGGCCGGACAGGTTGAAGCGGTGGGCAGGAACGTCACCCGGTTCAAACCAGGCGACGAGGTGTTCGGCGTGTGCCCAGGGGCCTGTGCCGAGTATGCGTGTGCCAATGAAGATAAATTGGCACTGAAGCCGGTCCACCTGTCGTTTGAGGACGCCGCAGCCTTGCCCGTGGCGGCATCCACTGCCCTCCAGGGTCTGCGTGACAAGGGACGGATCCAGCAAGGCCACAGGGTTCTGGTTGACGGCGCGTCGGGTGGGGTGGGTACATTTGCGGTCCAGATAGCCAAATCGTTCGGGGCTGAAGTCACTGCCGTGTGCAGCACGAGGAATGTGGACATGGCGCGGTCGATGGGCGCCGACCGGGTCATTGATTACACTCAAGAAGATTTCACGCGAAGCGGCCAGCGTTACGATCTGATCATCGCCGCGAACGCCTATCATTCAATCTTCAATTACAGGCGCGCGATGGTTCAGAACGGAATCTATGTCATGGCCGGAGGGGGTTGGGTCCAAATGCTCCAAGTTGTGTTGCTGGGACCCTTACTGTCACTGGTCGGGCGCAAGAAGATGCGTCTCTTTATGGCGAACATAAACCCGGAGGATTTGGCGCTTTTAAAAGATCTTCTTGAAGCCGGGAAGATTGATCCCGTCATCGATAGACGTTACCCGTTGAGCGAGGTGCCAGAAGCGATACGGTATCTGGAAGAAGGACACGCCAGAGGAAAAGTGATCATAAACACCAATTAA
- a CDS encoding DUF4386 domain-containing protein, whose translation MNSTKKAARVAGLLYVLMSIPGAFSLLYVPSVLIVPGDATATVNKIQASELLFRIGMVSELICATGFIFVALALYRLFKGVDKTQASLMVTLFVVSVPISFLNVLNQLAVLTLLSGANFLSAFDPRQLNALVMLFLGLHNDGILLAQIFWGLWLFPFGVLVFKSGFLPRILGVLLILACFGYLAISSTFLLLPAYGHIVSRFAMVLTLGELPIILWLLIKGAKDQPLDVPA comes from the coding sequence ATGAATTCAACCAAAAAGGCAGCAAGAGTCGCAGGATTACTGTATGTGTTGATGTCAATACCCGGCGCCTTCAGCCTTCTGTATGTTCCCTCCGTTCTTATTGTGCCCGGAGATGCCACGGCTACGGTCAACAAGATTCAGGCTTCGGAGTTGCTTTTCCGTATCGGCATGGTGAGCGAGCTGATTTGCGCCACCGGTTTCATATTTGTGGCTCTGGCTCTATATCGATTGTTCAAAGGGGTTGACAAAACGCAGGCTTCGCTCATGGTGACATTGTTTGTGGTCTCCGTCCCCATATCGTTTCTTAATGTGCTTAACCAACTGGCTGTCCTGACACTCTTGAGCGGTGCTAACTTCCTGTCCGCATTCGACCCACGTCAGCTGAATGCCCTGGTCATGCTATTTCTCGGTTTGCATAATGACGGAATCCTTCTCGCCCAGATATTTTGGGGCCTTTGGCTTTTTCCCTTCGGGGTCCTTGTGTTTAAATCGGGCTTCCTTCCCCGAATTCTGGGCGTCCTGCTGATCTTGGCATGTTTCGGCTATCTGGCCATTAGTTCTACATTCTTACTCCTGCCGGCTTACGGGCATATTGTTTCGAGGTTTGCGATGGTGCTTACTCTTGGGGAGCTGCCGATTATCTTGTGGCTTTTGATTAAGGGTGCAAAGGACCAACCATTAGATGTCCCAGCATAG
- a CDS encoding DUF4386 domain-containing protein, translating into MINSTIDESQRTAAKIAGLACLISFVTVVAVNFGIFARLIVGGNPAETARNILAHETLFRIGVAGDMVYCVGVVVLLTALYVILKPVSQNLALLAAFGRLVHGVMWLLATLNLFTALRLLKDADYSRAFGPDQLSALVRLHLSGFDAYYVGLLFWGLGATVGSYLWFKSNYIPRALAAFGMISSAWCAACTFVFYIFPHFSKVVNLWWFDSPMAIFELVLSFWLLFKGIRTPRVE; encoded by the coding sequence ATGATAAACAGCACGATCGACGAGTCACAACGCACGGCTGCAAAGATCGCAGGACTTGCTTGCCTGATCTCGTTCGTCACCGTGGTTGCGGTCAATTTCGGGATCTTCGCCCGCCTCATCGTTGGCGGCAATCCGGCGGAAACCGCCCGCAATATCCTGGCGCACGAAACACTATTCCGTATCGGGGTCGCGGGCGACATGGTTTACTGCGTTGGCGTGGTCGTGCTGCTGACAGCGCTTTACGTGATCCTCAAGCCGGTCAGCCAGAACCTTGCCTTGCTCGCGGCATTCGGCAGGCTGGTCCATGGCGTCATGTGGCTCCTGGCGACGCTCAATCTCTTTACCGCTCTGCGGCTCTTGAAGGACGCTGATTACTCGCGTGCGTTTGGACCCGACCAATTGTCGGCCTTGGTACGATTGCACCTCAGCGGGTTCGACGCGTACTACGTTGGCTTGCTGTTTTGGGGATTGGGAGCCACCGTGGGCAGCTACCTGTGGTTCAAATCGAACTACATCCCCAGAGCCCTGGCTGCCTTTGGTATGATCTCCAGTGCATGGTGCGCCGCCTGCACTTTCGTTTTTTATATCTTTCCCCACTTCTCCAAAGTAGTGAACCTGTGGTGGTTCGATTCCCCTATGGCGATCTTCGAACTTGTGCTCAGTTTTTGGCTTCTGTTCAAGGGAATACGAACACCGCGCGTTGAGTAG
- a CDS encoding sigma-70 family RNA polymerase sigma factor, with protein MSLKQDRGISEVVKREQSRLRNFIRRRVPDPRDAEDILQEVFYELVEANRLLMPIEHVAGWLFRVARNRITDLFRKKTPGSFSDAAVADDEELLRLEDLLPSPDAGPDALYIRGVLLDELEFALDELPEAQRQVFVGHEIEGRSFKEMAAETGVSVNTLLSRKRYAVLHLRERLQNIYDEFTKA; from the coding sequence ATGAGCCTCAAACAGGACCGGGGGATATCAGAGGTGGTCAAGCGGGAGCAATCCCGGCTGCGCAACTTCATTCGGCGGCGGGTGCCTGACCCGCGCGATGCCGAGGACATCCTGCAAGAGGTTTTCTACGAGCTGGTGGAAGCGAACCGCCTGCTGATGCCGATCGAGCACGTTGCCGGCTGGCTCTTCCGCGTCGCGCGCAACCGCATCACCGATCTCTTCCGCAAGAAGACGCCGGGGAGCTTCAGCGATGCCGCCGTGGCCGACGACGAAGAGTTGCTCCGGTTGGAGGACTTGCTGCCTTCGCCCGATGCCGGACCGGACGCTCTTTACATCCGCGGCGTGCTCCTCGACGAACTCGAGTTTGCGCTCGATGAGCTGCCAGAAGCGCAGCGCCAGGTGTTTGTCGGGCACGAGATCGAGGGGCGCAGCTTCAAGGAGATGGCCGCCGAGACCGGCGTGAGCGTGAATACGCTGCTCTCGCGCAAACGCTATGCGGTGCTGCACCTGCGCGAACGACTGCAAAACATTTACGACGAATTTACGAAAGCGTGA
- a CDS encoding hemerythrin domain-containing protein, which produces MKRRSRRHNSLVPLSREHHYALTLCLRIHKGLPEHRTDRDWIRIKVGHAIEFFETELVVHFQAEERFLFPEMRDMAEAREILDELLAEHRKMDRLVKQLRDRGGESLVSALTEFADTLEAHIRKEERALFPVYEREASPETISRVERAIFELIGSASRPRHPELLK; this is translated from the coding sequence TTGAAGAGAAGATCCCGGCGTCACAATAGTCTGGTCCCGCTTTCTCGCGAGCATCACTATGCGCTGACACTGTGCCTGCGGATTCACAAGGGATTGCCCGAGCATCGCACGGATCGGGACTGGATTCGAATAAAGGTGGGCCATGCCATTGAGTTTTTCGAGACCGAACTGGTCGTTCATTTTCAAGCCGAAGAGAGGTTCTTGTTCCCCGAGATGCGCGACATGGCCGAGGCCCGCGAGATTCTTGACGAACTGCTCGCTGAACATCGGAAGATGGATCGCCTTGTCAAACAACTGCGGGATCGCGGGGGCGAGTCGCTGGTGTCAGCACTGACGGAATTCGCCGACACTCTTGAGGCGCACATCCGCAAGGAAGAGCGCGCCTTGTTTCCGGTCTACGAACGAGAGGCCTCCCCCGAAACTATCTCCCGCGTCGAACGGGCAATTTTTGAACTGATCGGCTCCGCATCTCGGCCTCGACACCCGGAGTTGCTGAAGTGA
- a CDS encoding response regulator transcription factor: MSQISKVLVVEDDISVTTGISIYLKKAGYQVVSTFDGTSGLEAAKKETPDFIILDIMLPKMNGYEVCKAIRKINPRVPIIMLTSKSDEGDKVFGLGLGADDYITKPFSFRELEARMKAVARRAEKDAVLVSKQPQLKHRDILLDLNTREVLVKKKALTLTPKEFDLMKHFMQNPELVFSRDQLLDAVWGYTFEGYDRTIDTHINRLRNKIEKDPSAPQYIISVYGVGYKLV; the protein is encoded by the coding sequence ATGAGCCAAATTTCAAAAGTTCTTGTGGTTGAAGACGACATCAGCGTCACTACCGGTATTTCCATTTATCTCAAGAAGGCCGGCTACCAGGTCGTCAGTACCTTTGATGGGACCAGCGGTCTGGAGGCGGCCAAGAAGGAAACCCCGGACTTCATCATCCTCGACATCATGCTTCCGAAGATGAACGGGTACGAGGTCTGCAAGGCCATCCGCAAGATCAACCCCCGTGTTCCCATCATTATGTTGACTTCCAAGTCCGACGAAGGCGACAAGGTCTTCGGCCTCGGGCTGGGTGCGGATGACTATATTACCAAGCCCTTCAGCTTCCGCGAGTTGGAGGCGCGCATGAAGGCCGTGGCGCGTCGGGCCGAAAAGGATGCCGTCCTGGTTTCAAAACAGCCCCAGCTCAAGCATCGCGACATCCTGCTCGATCTCAATACCCGGGAAGTCCTCGTTAAGAAGAAGGCCCTCACCCTGACTCCAAAAGAATTCGACCTGATGAAGCATTTCATGCAGAACCCTGAACTCGTGTTCTCGCGGGACCAGTTGTTGGATGCGGTTTGGGGATACACCTTCGAGGGTTACGACCGGACCATCGATACGCATATTAACCGCCTGCGCAATAAGATCGAGAAGGATCCCAGCGCCCCCCAGTACATCATCTCGGTGTACGGCGTCGGCTACAAACTCGTTTAG
- a CDS encoding AAA family ATPase has translation MEANSNTSQFGELNPDLKSEQVREFEDKLYDRIVGQERAVRRMSGLFQIYQSGLTVPGRPIGNLLFLGPTGSGKTRLVEAAADVLFGDERAFIKVDCGEFQHSHEIAKLVGSPPGYLGHRETQPALTQEALDQFHSDRMHLTLVLFDEIEKASDALWKLMLGILDKATLTLGDNRRVDFSKCIIVMTSNLGGSEISRMMMGTGLGFASATQKYDSDETDVSIYHTAVESAKRKFSPEFMNRIDKVIVFRPLRPEHLEKILDIELGQVQQRILNSQAENKFVFHCSEPARQFLLKEGTDPQYGARPLKRTIERHIVFPLANLTATNQVTLGDFIRVDFDQDRNRLVFLKAQEGAIIHAAPLMAGAAPLSDDQQGKGVAVAEKVAIEIEEKPQIFPYSKFKVQ, from the coding sequence ATGGAAGCGAACAGTAACACCAGTCAATTTGGCGAACTTAATCCTGATCTCAAGAGTGAGCAGGTGCGGGAATTTGAGGACAAGCTGTACGACCGCATCGTCGGGCAGGAGCGGGCGGTGCGCCGCATGTCCGGACTCTTTCAAATCTACCAGTCGGGCCTGACCGTCCCGGGCCGTCCGATTGGAAACCTTCTTTTCCTGGGCCCCACGGGCTCGGGGAAGACGCGTCTCGTGGAAGCAGCCGCCGACGTTTTGTTCGGCGACGAGCGCGCGTTCATCAAGGTGGATTGCGGGGAGTTCCAACACAGCCATGAGATTGCCAAACTGGTGGGGTCGCCTCCGGGCTATCTGGGGCACCGCGAGACCCAGCCGGCGCTGACGCAGGAGGCGCTGGACCAGTTCCACAGCGACCGCATGCATCTGACGCTGGTGCTGTTTGACGAAATTGAAAAGGCCAGTGACGCCTTGTGGAAACTCATGCTGGGCATCCTGGACAAAGCCACCCTCACGCTGGGAGACAACCGGCGCGTCGATTTTTCCAAGTGCATCATCGTGATGACCTCGAATTTGGGAGGCAGCGAAATCAGCCGCATGATGATGGGCACCGGGCTGGGGTTTGCCAGCGCCACCCAGAAATATGACTCCGATGAGACCGACGTTTCCATTTACCACACGGCGGTGGAATCGGCGAAGCGCAAGTTTTCACCCGAATTCATGAACCGGATCGACAAGGTGATTGTCTTCCGGCCCCTGAGACCGGAGCATCTCGAAAAGATTCTGGACATCGAGCTGGGACAGGTTCAGCAACGGATCCTGAACTCCCAGGCCGAAAACAAGTTTGTCTTCCATTGTTCCGAACCCGCGCGACAATTCCTGCTGAAGGAAGGGACCGATCCGCAATACGGGGCTCGCCCGCTCAAGCGGACCATTGAGCGACACATCGTTTTCCCGCTCGCTAATCTGACCGCGACGAATCAGGTCACGCTGGGTGACTTCATCCGGGTGGATTTTGATCAAGACAGGAACCGCCTCGTCTTTCTGAAGGCCCAGGAAGGCGCGATCATCCATGCCGCTCCCCTCATGGCAGGGGCCGCCCCATTGAGCGATGACCAACAAGGGAAGGGGGTCGCCGTCGCGGAGAAAGTCGCGATTGAGATTGAAGAGAAGCCCCAGATTTTTCCCTACAGCAAATTCAAAGTCCAATAG
- a CDS encoding M20/M25/M40 family metallo-hydrolase yields MHRRLICLTVAVLFTLQSFICFAQDAATLEVDKKIIENVKDHSEVMQNLEYLTDMIGPRLTGSDRLKRAEDWSRQRFADYGCVNAHSESWAFGLGWSRGTATGRILTPNGIPLTIASYGWAPGTPGTVTGELIYVNAPKVEDLEKYRGQLRGKFVITRPPADLTRPFGPPPEVMQGRPGAPPGPAAGPQQPPAPGAPDKAAPPPQPPPPPRPPMNYEQMRQIREKTTQFFKDEGVLVSISDSGKDHGLLNMGGLGGKDPNAPVIPSVFVTHENYTMLWRLLERKQKVVLEMNISNSFTSSPVEAKNTVAEIRGSEKPDEVVILGGHLDSWDLGTGTTDNGTGTMSILEACRVLNAVGAKPKRTIRFIFFEGEEEGLLGSKAYHDAHRDEMSKVSAVLVMDIGTGRLRGIALQGRDDVRPTMAAVLAPVNDLGLQEINLRNQGGTDHLSFLPSGIPAFAFIQDPVEYGKTHHSQSDTFDKAKKDDLIQASTVLAVAAYNIAQLPDLLPHRVPPPPSPAPVPAAPSNSNLPADPPTKR; encoded by the coding sequence ATGCATCGACGCCTCATTTGTCTGACGGTGGCAGTACTGTTCACCCTGCAATCCTTCATCTGCTTCGCACAAGACGCGGCGACGCTTGAAGTCGACAAGAAGATCATTGAGAACGTGAAAGATCACTCCGAAGTCATGCAAAACCTGGAGTATTTGACCGACATGATCGGTCCCCGGCTGACGGGGTCGGATCGATTAAAACGCGCTGAGGATTGGAGCCGACAGCGATTTGCCGATTACGGCTGCGTGAATGCCCATTCGGAAAGCTGGGCTTTCGGCTTGGGATGGAGCCGCGGGACCGCCACGGGACGCATCCTCACCCCCAACGGAATTCCACTGACGATCGCTTCATACGGCTGGGCTCCAGGAACCCCGGGAACGGTCACGGGTGAGTTGATCTACGTGAATGCGCCCAAGGTGGAAGACCTCGAGAAGTATCGAGGGCAGTTGCGTGGAAAATTCGTTATCACGCGCCCACCCGCGGATCTTACCCGGCCCTTCGGACCTCCCCCTGAAGTTATGCAAGGTCGCCCGGGCGCCCCTCCCGGTCCTGCGGCTGGCCCGCAACAACCTCCGGCACCCGGGGCTCCGGATAAGGCGGCCCCTCCACCACAGCCTCCACCCCCACCGAGACCGCCGATGAATTACGAGCAGATGCGACAGATACGGGAAAAGACGACGCAGTTCTTCAAAGACGAGGGTGTCCTGGTGTCGATCTCCGACTCCGGAAAAGATCATGGATTGCTCAACATGGGCGGACTGGGCGGAAAAGACCCGAATGCCCCCGTCATTCCTTCGGTCTTTGTGACTCACGAAAACTACACGATGCTGTGGCGGCTTCTGGAGCGGAAGCAAAAAGTCGTTCTGGAGATGAACATTTCCAACTCATTTACCTCCTCTCCCGTGGAAGCCAAAAACACAGTCGCTGAGATCCGCGGCTCGGAAAAACCCGATGAGGTAGTGATTCTTGGCGGACATCTGGATTCCTGGGACCTGGGCACCGGAACCACGGATAACGGTACGGGGACAATGTCCATCCTGGAAGCGTGCCGCGTATTGAACGCGGTGGGCGCCAAGCCGAAGCGCACCATTCGTTTCATTTTCTTTGAGGGTGAAGAGGAAGGGTTGCTGGGTTCAAAAGCATACCATGACGCCCACAGGGACGAGATGTCGAAGGTGTCAGCGGTCCTGGTTATGGATATCGGGACGGGCCGGCTTCGCGGCATCGCCCTTCAAGGGCGCGACGACGTTCGACCCACCATGGCCGCTGTATTGGCTCCCGTGAATGACCTCGGCCTGCAGGAAATCAATCTCCGCAACCAGGGAGGGACTGACCATCTCTCTTTTCTTCCTTCGGGCATCCCGGCGTTTGCCTTCATCCAGGATCCGGTGGAGTACGGGAAGACCCATCATTCCCAGTCCGATACCTTTGACAAGGCCAAGAAGGACGACCTGATTCAGGCCTCCACCGTGCTTGCCGTCGCGGCTTACAATATTGCGCAACTCCCTGACCTGCTGCCTCACCGTGTTCCTCCACCTCCATCTCCGGCCCCAGTGCCCGCCGCCCCGTCCAATTCGAATTTGCCGGCGGACCCTCCTACTAAACGCTAG
- a CDS encoding aconitate hydratase, translating to MPLNLSQKIIKEHLISGEMSAGKEIGIRIDQTLTQDATGTMAYLQFEAMGIPRVRTRRSVSYVDHNMLQTDFMNADDHRYLQSVAARYGLYFSRPGNGICHQVHRERFAVPGQTLLGSDSHTPTCGGLGMLAIGAGGLDVAVAMAGAPFYLSMPRILGVHLKGSLQPWVTGKDVILEMLRQLTVKGGVGKIVEYFGEGVASLSVSDRFTITNMGAELGATTSVFPSDEQTKRFLVAQQREEAWQSLGADRDAGYDEILEIDLDRLEPMIAQPHSPDAVVPVREVKGIAVQQVCVGSCTNSSYHDLAVAASMVEDRVVHPGVSFTLTPGSKQVFEMIAGDGKTLTNLIAAGARVLESACGPCIGMGQAPSSGAVSIRSFNRNFEGRSGTLNAKVYLASPETCTACALTGEITDPRDLKLKFPSVLDPVKFPVNDNMLIPPSGSGEAIEVIRGPNIKPLPTARTMPEALRGQVLLKVSDNITTDHIMPAGAKVLPLRSNIPAISEFVFERVDPTFPHRAKESGGGFILGGANYGQGSSREHAALAPMYLGVMAVLAKSFARIHWANLINFGILPLTFENELDYDRINQGDALEMPSVRTEVESGQSISLRNVTRNFEVKMKHTFTRRQIELLLAGGLLNHIKQGSSGN from the coding sequence ATGCCACTCAACCTTTCTCAGAAAATCATAAAAGAACACCTGATCTCGGGCGAGATGTCGGCGGGCAAGGAGATCGGGATTCGGATTGATCAGACGCTGACGCAGGATGCGACCGGGACCATGGCCTACCTGCAATTTGAGGCCATGGGGATTCCCCGGGTGCGCACCCGCCGTTCCGTGAGTTATGTCGATCACAACATGCTGCAGACCGACTTCATGAATGCCGACGATCACCGGTATTTGCAGTCTGTCGCGGCTCGTTATGGCCTCTATTTTTCCAGGCCCGGCAATGGGATTTGCCACCAGGTGCATCGCGAGCGGTTTGCGGTTCCCGGGCAGACTTTGTTGGGGTCTGACTCGCACACCCCGACCTGTGGAGGCCTCGGCATGCTCGCGATTGGGGCGGGCGGGTTGGACGTCGCGGTGGCCATGGCGGGGGCTCCCTTCTATCTTTCCATGCCCAGGATTCTCGGTGTACACCTAAAAGGTTCTTTACAGCCCTGGGTGACAGGCAAGGATGTCATCCTGGAGATGCTGCGCCAACTCACGGTCAAGGGGGGCGTGGGAAAGATCGTCGAGTATTTTGGTGAGGGGGTCGCTTCACTCTCTGTCAGTGATCGTTTTACCATCACCAATATGGGCGCCGAGTTGGGGGCCACCACCTCCGTTTTCCCGAGCGATGAGCAGACGAAGCGTTTTCTTGTAGCGCAGCAGCGGGAGGAGGCATGGCAATCCCTCGGGGCGGACCGGGATGCAGGCTATGATGAAATCCTGGAAATTGACCTCGACCGACTCGAGCCGATGATCGCCCAGCCCCATTCGCCGGATGCGGTGGTGCCGGTGCGGGAGGTGAAGGGGATTGCTGTGCAGCAGGTGTGCGTTGGCTCGTGCACCAACTCCAGTTATCATGACCTGGCGGTCGCGGCGTCGATGGTCGAGGACCGTGTGGTGCATCCCGGCGTATCGTTCACTCTCACGCCCGGCTCGAAACAGGTTTTCGAGATGATCGCGGGCGACGGAAAAACCCTGACCAACCTGATTGCGGCCGGGGCCCGCGTTCTGGAATCCGCCTGCGGACCCTGCATTGGAATGGGCCAGGCGCCCTCGAGCGGGGCGGTGTCAATTCGGTCCTTTAACCGAAACTTCGAGGGTCGCAGCGGGACGCTCAATGCCAAAGTCTACCTGGCTTCTCCGGAAACCTGCACGGCTTGCGCCCTGACAGGCGAGATCACCGACCCGCGGGACTTGAAGTTGAAGTTCCCGAGTGTTCTTGATCCGGTAAAATTCCCGGTGAACGACAACATGCTGATTCCGCCGTCGGGAAGCGGCGAAGCGATCGAAGTCATCCGCGGGCCCAATATCAAACCCTTGCCGACGGCCCGGACCATGCCGGAGGCCCTGCGCGGCCAGGTCCTTCTGAAGGTGAGCGACAACATCACCACTGACCACATCATGCCCGCCGGCGCCAAGGTGCTTCCGCTGCGTTCCAACATCCCGGCGATTTCCGAATTTGTGTTTGAACGGGTGGACCCGACCTTTCCCCATCGGGCCAAAGAGTCCGGCGGCGGATTCATTCTCGGAGGAGCCAATTACGGCCAGGGCTCCAGCCGCGAGCATGCCGCCCTGGCCCCGATGTACCTCGGGGTCATGGCCGTTCTGGCAAAATCATTTGCGCGCATTCATTGGGCCAACCTCATCAATTTCGGGATCCTCCCTCTGACCTTCGAAAATGAACTCGATTATGACCGCATCAACCAGGGAGATGCACTCGAGATGCCTTCCGTTCGAACGGAAGTGGAATCCGGACAGTCCATCAGCCTGCGCAACGTGACGCGGAATTTTGAAGTGAAGATGAAGCATACTTTCACGAGACGCCAGATCGAATTGTTGCTTGCCGGGGGATTGTTGAACCACATCAAGCAGGGCTCGTCGGGAAACTGA
- the icd gene encoding isocitrate dehydrogenase (NADP(+)) codes for MLSFNGNPVPSTGRAITLSNDKLFVPDDPIIPYIEGDGTGRDIWKASVRVFDAAVSKTFGGKRKITWYETYAGEKAFNACKEWLPADTLEAIKHFHVAIKGPLTTPIGGGIRSLNVTLRQVLDLYACVRPVKYYAGVPSPVKAPEKMNIIIYRENTEDVYAGIEWQQGTPEAKKIIDFLAKEMNKKVRPDSGIGIKPMSATASKNLVRRAIRYAIDHGKKVVTLVHKGNIMKFTEGAFRSWGYELAREEFSAQTISEEEVTKNFDGKAPAGKIVINDRIADSMFQQVLTRADEYQVVATPNLNGDYLSDACAAQVGGLGIAPGANIGDNYAVFEATHGTAPKYADKDVINPGSLILSGVMMFEHLGWNEVGTLIETAFAKTIQQKKVTYDLERLMQGATKLKSSEFASAIIENM; via the coding sequence ATGCTATCTTTTAATGGAAATCCCGTGCCCTCAACGGGTCGGGCGATCACCTTGAGCAATGATAAACTTTTCGTTCCGGATGATCCCATCATCCCTTACATCGAGGGGGATGGGACGGGGCGAGATATCTGGAAGGCATCGGTTCGGGTTTTTGATGCCGCGGTGTCCAAGACCTTCGGCGGGAAACGGAAGATCACCTGGTACGAGACTTATGCCGGGGAGAAGGCGTTCAACGCGTGCAAGGAATGGCTCCCCGCTGACACCCTGGAGGCGATCAAGCATTTTCACGTGGCCATCAAGGGGCCGCTGACCACGCCGATCGGCGGCGGCATTCGCAGCTTGAATGTCACCCTGCGCCAGGTGCTCGACCTGTACGCCTGCGTCCGGCCCGTCAAGTATTACGCCGGCGTGCCTTCGCCGGTGAAGGCCCCGGAGAAGATGAATATCATTATTTACCGTGAGAACACCGAGGACGTGTATGCCGGGATCGAGTGGCAGCAGGGAACCCCGGAGGCAAAAAAGATCATTGATTTTCTGGCGAAGGAGATGAACAAGAAGGTGCGTCCGGATTCCGGCATCGGGATCAAACCGATGTCAGCCACCGCATCCAAGAACTTGGTCCGGCGGGCCATCCGGTATGCCATCGATCATGGAAAGAAAGTGGTGACCCTGGTGCACAAGGGGAACATCATGAAGTTTACCGAGGGGGCCTTTCGTTCCTGGGGTTATGAACTGGCGCGGGAGGAGTTCTCCGCGCAGACCATCTCGGAGGAGGAGGTCACCAAGAACTTTGACGGAAAGGCGCCTGCCGGGAAGATTGTCATCAACGATCGCATCGCCGATTCGATGTTCCAACAGGTGCTGACGCGCGCCGACGAATATCAGGTGGTGGCCACTCCCAACTTGAACGGGGATTATCTCTCGGATGCGTGTGCGGCCCAGGTGGGCGGACTGGGGATCGCTCCGGGCGCGAATATCGGCGACAATTATGCGGTCTTCGAAGCGACCCACGGCACGGCCCCGAAGTATGCCGACAAGGACGTCATCAATCCCGGGTCCCTCATCCTCTCCGGGGTCATGATGTTCGAACACCTCGGATGGAACGAGGTGGGGACCTTGATCGAAACGGCCTTTGCCAAGACGATCCAGCAAAAGAAGGTCACCTATGACCTCGAACGGCTGATGCAGGGCGCGACAAAATTGAAGTCGAGCGAGTTTGCCAGCGCGATTATTGAGAATATGTAA